From Gemmatimonadaceae bacterium, the proteins below share one genomic window:
- a CDS encoding sigma-54-dependent Fis family transcriptional regulator, translating to MSHLLVVDDVATLAEQYAYDLTRIGGHSVRTAPNGGVALRLLESGGVDCVILDLEMPGIDGFEVLRTLRHRGDDVPVIVYTGTGDFDRCIEAVRLGASGFIDKAEPMERVAQEVEGAIERHRLRRELFALQARLGESSLFGHSAAMRKLRDEIARAAPVKSSVLITGESGTGKELVARELHRNGAHPAAPFIALNCAALPENLVEAELFGHERGAFTGASAARKGAFEAAGDGTLFLDEIGEMPLATQPKLLRVLENHTVTRVGSNTATKVSARVVAATNRDLDQMAREGGFREDLYYRLNVLVIRTPPLRERREDIAPLAERFVELTCRDFGILAKRLSPEAREALVAQDWRRNNVRELRNAIERAVVNAEGETIRAEHLAPGLRSGSASSGSSPGAMDGAESFHAQRTDAERRIVLAALERHGWQITRTAAALELADHASLLKIMRRLGIQREG from the coding sequence ATGAGCCATCTCCTCGTTGTCGATGATGTCGCGACGCTCGCCGAGCAGTATGCGTACGACCTGACGCGCATCGGCGGGCACAGCGTGCGCACGGCACCCAACGGCGGTGTCGCGCTGCGCCTGCTCGAATCGGGTGGAGTGGATTGCGTGATCCTCGACCTCGAGATGCCAGGCATCGATGGCTTCGAGGTGCTGCGCACGCTGCGGCATCGTGGCGACGACGTGCCGGTGATCGTGTACACGGGCACGGGTGACTTCGACCGCTGCATCGAAGCCGTGCGGCTCGGCGCGTCGGGGTTCATCGACAAGGCCGAACCGATGGAGCGCGTGGCGCAGGAAGTCGAGGGCGCCATCGAGCGGCACCGCCTGCGCCGCGAGCTCTTCGCACTCCAAGCGCGCCTTGGCGAGTCCTCGCTGTTCGGCCACAGCGCCGCGATGCGGAAGCTCCGTGACGAGATTGCGCGCGCAGCGCCGGTGAAGAGCAGTGTCCTGATCACCGGCGAGAGCGGCACGGGAAAGGAGCTCGTCGCGCGCGAGCTGCATCGGAATGGCGCGCATCCTGCCGCGCCGTTCATCGCACTCAACTGCGCGGCGTTGCCGGAGAACCTCGTGGAAGCCGAGCTGTTCGGCCACGAGCGCGGTGCGTTCACCGGGGCCTCGGCGGCGCGAAAGGGCGCGTTCGAAGCAGCCGGGGACGGCACACTATTTCTCGACGAGATCGGCGAGATGCCGCTGGCGACTCAGCCGAAGCTGCTGCGGGTGCTGGAGAACCACACGGTCACGCGCGTGGGGAGCAACACGGCGACGAAGGTGAGTGCGCGCGTCGTGGCGGCCACCAATCGCGACCTGGACCAGATGGCGCGCGAGGGCGGCTTCCGCGAGGACCTGTACTATCGACTCAACGTCTTGGTCATCCGCACGCCGCCGCTGCGGGAGCGTCGGGAGGACATTGCGCCGCTGGCGGAGCGATTCGTCGAGTTGACCTGTCGCGACTTCGGAATCCTCGCCAAGCGGCTCTCGCCTGAGGCGCGCGAGGCCTTGGTGGCGCAGGATTGGCGGCGCAACAACGTGCGCGAGCTACGAAACGCCATCGAACGGGCGGTGGTAAACGCCGAGGGCGAGACGATTCGCGCGGAACACCTCGCGCCGGGACTTCGCAGTGGTTCGGCGTCCTCAGGCAGCTCGCCTGGCGCCATGGACGGCGCCGAGTCCTTCCACGCGCAGCGAACGGACGCCGAGCGCCGCATCGTGTTGGCCGCGCTCGAGCGGCACGGTTGGCAGATCACACGCACTGCCGCGGCGTTGGAGCTCGCGGACCACGCGAGTCTGCTCAAGATCATGCGACGGCTGGGGATTCAGCGCGAAGGCTAG
- a CDS encoding tetratricopeptide repeat protein codes for MTRNKQQHLSLGHLTMVPVVAFTLAFAACDGKDEPKSKQVVSAQAVTPGITPTAMVTRVTPAKDIPVQPVSTPAPTSFGSAEEAYEGGDFKTAARMYRTQVEETPGFGHGHYMLGLSSWKAGDFEGAKQAFEKSIEITPTFAKAYFNLGRVLLDLDRVPEAMEVIEKGRTIDSTSGEGLRLVARAQAESGNVDGAIATYKELLVRNEDDVWGLNNLGMLYLQRGNVDEALGPLARAVQVKPTAPLFLNNLGMALERSGHPVAALRRYELAVQHDSSYVKAVRNAERMKGIVPTGEVVDEVSVTVLAEGFRLVVRSWKTDVAVLTP; via the coding sequence ATGACCCGCAACAAGCAGCAGCACCTGTCCCTCGGCCACCTCACCATGGTTCCCGTGGTGGCCTTCACCCTGGCCTTCGCCGCCTGCGACGGCAAGGACGAGCCGAAGTCGAAGCAGGTTGTCTCGGCGCAGGCCGTGACGCCCGGGATCACGCCGACAGCGATGGTCACGCGCGTGACGCCCGCCAAGGACATTCCGGTGCAGCCGGTGTCGACGCCCGCGCCGACGAGCTTCGGCAGCGCCGAGGAGGCCTACGAGGGCGGCGACTTCAAGACGGCGGCGCGGATGTACCGCACGCAGGTGGAGGAGACGCCTGGCTTCGGCCACGGGCACTACATGCTCGGCCTGTCGAGCTGGAAGGCCGGGGACTTCGAGGGCGCCAAGCAGGCGTTCGAGAAGAGCATCGAGATCACACCGACGTTCGCGAAGGCCTACTTCAACCTGGGGCGCGTGCTGCTCGACCTCGACCGCGTGCCCGAAGCCATGGAGGTGATCGAGAAGGGAAGGACCATCGACTCCACGTCGGGTGAGGGGCTGCGCCTCGTCGCCCGCGCGCAGGCCGAGTCCGGCAACGTCGATGGCGCGATCGCGACCTACAAGGAACTCCTCGTGCGGAACGAGGACGACGTGTGGGGTCTCAACAACCTCGGCATGCTCTACCTGCAGCGCGGCAACGTGGACGAGGCGCTCGGTCCGCTCGCCCGTGCCGTGCAGGTGAAGCCGACGGCGCCGCTGTTCCTCAACAACCTGGGGATGGCGCTGGAGCGGTCGGGGCATCCGGTGGCCGCGCTGCGTCGGTATGAACTCGCGGTGCAGCATGACTCGAGCTACGTGAAGGCCGTGCGGAATGCCGAGCGGATGAAGGGGATCGTCCCCACCGGGGAGGTTGTGGACGAGGTCAGCGTGACCGTGCTGGCCGAGGGGTTCCGGCTGGTGGTGCGGTCGTGGAAGACGGACGTTGCGGTTCTGACGCCGTGA
- a CDS encoding alpha-hydroxy-acid oxidizing protein gives MPDADASRRALVKYLAASPLLAALATAGCDTDDDNAAEQALERLGTLGEPDQDLGELISSADDALDVFDMRVTAQRTLPPAHYGYIATGVDGDATLRANRTGFDGWQLRSRRLVDISDIDMRVSISGTEQDSPIVVMPTGSQRAFHAEGELATARAAKAEGHLMMLSTVSTTSVEDVAKERGAPIWYQLYPTNQWEITERLLRRAEGAGCPVVLLTVDLPVSSNRISLSRFIKRDRRNCAQCHASSDSYGSMNTQFARKPMFDGIEMKDEYFNTPMHTWEFVERLKAATPMTVYVKGIVTAEDAAECLRRGADGIVVSNHGGRADESGRGTIESLPEIARVVRKRVPVILDSGVRRGTDVFKALAMGADAVGIGRPYLWGLGAFGEAGVTAVLRLLKRELRTVMALAGTRRIADIGSDAIVRVG, from the coding sequence ATGCCTGACGCCGACGCCTCACGCCGCGCCCTCGTGAAGTACCTCGCGGCGAGCCCCTTGCTCGCTGCCCTCGCGACCGCCGGGTGCGACACCGACGACGATAACGCCGCCGAGCAGGCCTTGGAGCGACTCGGCACCCTCGGCGAACCCGACCAGGACCTTGGTGAACTGATTTCCAGCGCCGACGACGCCCTCGATGTGTTCGATATGCGCGTGACCGCGCAGCGGACGCTGCCACCGGCGCATTACGGCTATATCGCGACTGGCGTGGACGGCGACGCCACGCTGCGCGCCAACCGTACGGGCTTCGACGGGTGGCAGCTGCGCAGCCGGCGCCTCGTCGATATCAGCGACATCGACATGCGGGTGTCCATATCAGGCACGGAGCAAGACTCGCCCATCGTGGTGATGCCCACGGGCAGCCAGCGAGCCTTTCACGCTGAAGGCGAACTGGCCACCGCGCGCGCGGCCAAGGCGGAAGGACACCTGATGATGCTCTCGACCGTCTCGACAACTTCGGTGGAGGATGTCGCCAAGGAACGCGGCGCCCCCATCTGGTACCAGCTCTATCCCACCAACCAGTGGGAGATCACGGAGCGCCTGCTGCGCCGCGCTGAGGGCGCGGGCTGTCCGGTGGTGCTGCTCACCGTGGACCTGCCCGTGTCCAGCAATCGCATCAGTCTCTCGCGCTTCATCAAGCGCGACCGCCGCAACTGCGCGCAGTGCCACGCTTCCAGCGACTCCTACGGTAGCATGAACACGCAGTTCGCCCGCAAGCCGATGTTCGACGGCATCGAGATGAAGGACGAGTACTTCAACACGCCGATGCACACTTGGGAGTTTGTGGAGCGGCTGAAGGCAGCCACGCCCATGACGGTGTACGTGAAGGGCATTGTCACCGCGGAGGATGCGGCCGAGTGCCTGCGGCGCGGGGCGGATGGCATCGTGGTGAGCAATCACGGCGGGCGCGCGGACGAATCCGGACGAGGAACGATCGAATCGCTTCCGGAGATCGCGCGCGTGGTTCGGAAGCGGGTGCCGGTGATCCTCGACTCCGGCGTGCGGCGCGGCACGGACGTCTTCAAGGCATTGGCAATGGGGGCGGATGCCGTCGGGATTGGGCGGCCGTACCTCTGGGGACTCGGTGCCTTCGGAGAGGCGGGCGTGACGGCGGTGCTGCGGTTGCTCAAGCGGGAGTTACGTACGGTCATGGCGCTTGCCGGCACGCGGCGGATCGCGGACATCGGCAGCGACGCCATCGTCCGCGTGGGCTAG
- a CDS encoding CoA-binding protein gives MADWRKHLLETDAEISALLDRVRTVAVLGIKVPESGAPAFWVPEYVQRSGMRVIPVPVYYPEVSSILGEPVYRSIAAIGERVDLVNVFRRSKDVTGHLDDLLASRPRAVWLQSGIRNDAVAQALAEEGVDVVQDRCLMVELQERGR, from the coding sequence ATGGCCGATTGGCGGAAGCACCTCCTCGAGACAGATGCCGAGATTTCGGCGCTCCTGGACCGCGTGCGCACCGTGGCGGTGCTGGGCATCAAGGTCCCGGAATCCGGGGCACCGGCGTTCTGGGTCCCCGAGTACGTGCAGCGGTCGGGGATGCGGGTGATCCCTGTTCCGGTCTACTATCCCGAGGTCAGCTCAATCCTCGGCGAGCCGGTGTACCGCAGCATCGCGGCGATTGGGGAGCGTGTGGACCTGGTGAACGTGTTCCGCCGATCGAAGGATGTGACGGGGCACCTGGACGACCTTCTGGCGTCACGACCGCGCGCAGTCTGGCTGCAGTCGGGGATTCGTAACGACGCGGTGGCGCAGGCGCTCGCGGAGGAGGGCGTTGACGTGGTGCAGGATCGGTGCTTGATGGTGGAGCTGCAGGAGCGGGGACGGTGA
- a CDS encoding saccharopine dehydrogenase NADP-binding domain-containing protein has product MRLLVLGAGLQGSACAYDLLQNPDVKEVRLADRVTDALPDFLQPYVGKGRLQPIALDVKDAAAVARAMDGVQAVMCALPYYFNEPMTRAAIAAGAHFCDLGGNTEIVQEQKQLDAEAKAKGVTVIPDCGLAPGMVNVLAQLGIDRLDKTDSVRIYVGGLPQHPEGPLKYQIVYSIEGVLDYYTTLSWIVRDGKRMEVKALSEIEPVHFDAPVGELEAFHTAGGLSTMAHRYEGKIPEMEYKTLRYPGHAKIMEAIRELGLLEDKPVDVKGTPVVPRDVAIAQMQPRLFKRESPDLVALRVVVKGTKNGKPQTQSFELVDRRDAEHGISAMMRTTGYSLSITGQLQAQGLVKPAGVHTPDECVPGERYVAELAKRGINIRETVS; this is encoded by the coding sequence ATGCGGCTTCTCGTCCTCGGCGCCGGCCTGCAAGGCTCGGCCTGCGCCTACGACTTGTTGCAGAACCCTGACGTGAAGGAAGTGCGACTGGCGGACCGCGTCACCGACGCGCTGCCGGACTTCCTGCAGCCATATGTGGGCAAGGGCCGACTCCAGCCCATCGCCCTCGACGTGAAGGACGCCGCCGCCGTGGCCCGTGCGATGGACGGTGTGCAGGCCGTGATGTGCGCGCTGCCCTACTACTTCAACGAGCCGATGACCCGCGCGGCGATCGCCGCGGGTGCCCATTTCTGCGACCTGGGCGGCAACACGGAGATCGTCCAGGAGCAAAAGCAGCTCGACGCCGAGGCGAAGGCCAAGGGTGTGACGGTGATCCCGGACTGCGGCCTCGCGCCCGGGATGGTGAACGTGCTCGCGCAGCTGGGAATCGACCGGCTAGACAAGACGGACTCGGTGCGCATCTACGTCGGTGGCCTGCCGCAGCACCCCGAAGGCCCGCTCAAGTACCAGATCGTCTATTCGATCGAAGGCGTGCTGGACTACTACACGACGCTCAGCTGGATCGTCCGCGACGGCAAGCGGATGGAAGTGAAGGCGCTGAGCGAGATCGAGCCGGTGCACTTCGATGCGCCGGTGGGCGAGTTGGAGGCCTTCCACACGGCAGGCGGGCTCTCGACGATGGCGCACCGCTACGAAGGCAAGATCCCGGAGATGGAGTACAAGACCCTGCGCTACCCCGGGCACGCGAAGATTATGGAGGCCATCCGCGAGCTCGGACTGCTCGAGGACAAGCCGGTGGACGTGAAGGGCACGCCGGTGGTGCCGCGTGATGTGGCGATTGCGCAGATGCAGCCACGCCTGTTCAAGCGCGAGAGTCCGGACCTGGTGGCCCTGCGCGTGGTGGTGAAGGGCACGAAGAACGGCAAGCCGCAGACGCAGAGCTTCGAGCTGGTGGATCGGAGGGACGCCGAGCACGGCATCAGCGCGATGATGCGCACCACGGGCTATTCACTGTCCATCACGGGGCAGTTGCAGGCACAGGGGCTCGTGAAGCCTGCCGGCGTGCACACGCCTGACGAGTGCGTGCCTGGCGAGCGCTACGTGGCGGAGCTCGCCAAGCGCGGGATCAACATTCGCGAAACAGTATCCTGA
- a CDS encoding DUF2007 domain-containing protein — MAENAFVVRTFPNSVEAEFAQAVLDANGIACMLLKDNGGGMLPFLDVLHPVRLVVRQGDVDTAVRLLDATAATDPNAKEPPLPS; from the coding sequence ATGGCTGAAAATGCGTTCGTAGTCCGTACCTTCCCGAACAGCGTCGAGGCGGAGTTTGCCCAGGCGGTGCTGGATGCCAATGGCATCGCCTGCATGTTGCTGAAGGACAACGGCGGTGGGATGCTGCCGTTCCTGGATGTGCTGCACCCGGTGCGCTTGGTCGTGCGGCAGGGCGATGTGGATACGGCGGTGCGGCTGCTCGATGCGACGGCGGCCACGGATCCCAACGCCAAGGAACCACCGCTGCCGAGCTAG
- the dacB gene encoding D-alanyl-D-alanine carboxypeptidase/D-alanyl-D-alanine-endopeptidase: protein MPHRRAVVALLACCALIGTVDAAAQTPRPPTAPAGRRPAPRPTPAATSPIGSAALQRDLATLIRASTTRGAWGVMVVSLTRGDTLFAHNPDALLLPASTMKLYTSAMALDRFGPAHQFRTEILRDGALSDGTITGNLYLKGAGDPSLSPRYRNWHDGVSPMDAIADQVYATGVRRVTGDIVGDASAFQDSRVPDGWLRRYLQAGYAARVSALSVNENIANIVVRSTARGATVQFEEELYGIPINSTVNVREGSRGAWIRVWQDTVAGHFRVHGWIGASSPERRYRVVVEEPERFAAASFRAALEKRGIVIDGEVRADPAPGNAERLTAWGSAPLAQLIMTMNGESNNHFAELLFRNAARTEQDAGSAAAANEALRAFLESRVGADRNAVFAADGSGLSTHDRVTAKSMVQLLSYAQAAPWGEVFATTLPVAGRTETLRTRMRRTPADNNLRAKTGTTNDVSSLGGYVTTRSGELLAFAFLYNGRDLWRARSTIDAMGVTLAGFAR from the coding sequence ATGCCTCATCGCCGCGCCGTCGTCGCCCTCCTCGCCTGCTGTGCCCTGATCGGCACCGTGGACGCGGCAGCGCAGACCCCGCGGCCCCCCACGGCACCGGCAGGCCGACGGCCAGCGCCGCGGCCGACGCCGGCCGCGACCAGTCCCATCGGCAGCGCTGCACTGCAGCGTGACCTCGCAACCCTGATTCGCGCCTCCACCACGCGCGGCGCCTGGGGCGTGATGGTCGTCTCGCTTACCCGCGGCGACACGCTGTTCGCGCACAATCCGGACGCCCTGCTGCTGCCGGCGTCGACGATGAAGCTGTACACGTCGGCGATGGCACTCGACCGCTTCGGCCCCGCACATCAGTTCCGCACCGAGATCCTGCGCGACGGCGCGCTCAGTGACGGCACGATCACCGGCAATCTCTACCTCAAGGGCGCCGGCGACCCCTCGCTCTCCCCGCGCTATCGCAACTGGCACGATGGCGTCTCGCCGATGGACGCGATCGCTGACCAGGTCTACGCGACCGGTGTGCGTCGCGTGACCGGCGACATCGTCGGCGACGCCTCGGCGTTCCAGGACAGCCGCGTGCCCGACGGCTGGCTGCGCCGCTACCTCCAGGCCGGCTACGCGGCCCGCGTCTCGGCGCTCAGCGTCAACGAGAACATCGCCAACATCGTCGTGCGCTCCACCGCGCGCGGGGCCACCGTGCAGTTCGAGGAAGAACTCTACGGTATCCCCATCAACTCCACGGTGAACGTGCGCGAAGGCAGCCGCGGCGCCTGGATTCGCGTGTGGCAGGACACCGTGGCCGGCCACTTCCGCGTGCACGGATGGATAGGCGCCTCAAGCCCGGAGCGGCGCTACCGCGTGGTCGTCGAGGAACCGGAGCGATTCGCCGCCGCATCCTTCCGCGCCGCGCTTGAGAAACGCGGCATCGTGATCGACGGTGAAGTCCGCGCCGATCCCGCGCCCGGGAATGCCGAGCGTCTCACCGCGTGGGGTTCGGCGCCGCTGGCGCAGCTGATCATGACGATGAACGGCGAGAGCAACAACCACTTCGCCGAACTGCTGTTCCGGAATGCCGCGCGCACCGAGCAGGACGCCGGGTCGGCCGCCGCGGCCAACGAAGCCCTGCGCGCCTTTCTCGAATCTCGCGTAGGCGCCGACCGCAACGCCGTGTTCGCCGCGGATGGCAGTGGCCTCTCCACGCACGACCGTGTGACGGCGAAGTCGATGGTGCAGCTGCTGAGCTACGCGCAGGCCGCGCCTTGGGGCGAAGTCTTCGCGACCACGCTACCCGTCGCGGGCCGCACCGAGACCTTGCGCACCCGCATGCGCCGCACACCGGCCGACAACAACCTCCGCGCCAAGACCGGCACCACGAACGACGTGAGCTCCCTCGGCGGGTACGTGACGACCCGCTCGGGGGAGCTCTTGGCCTTCGCCTTCCTGTACAACGGTCGAGATCTCTGGCGCGCCCGCTCCACCATCGATGCGATGGGCGTGACGCTGGCCGGCTTCGCGCGCTGA
- a CDS encoding cytochrome c oxidase assembly protein produces the protein MKPVIWAHPNVDLSQGGFTLHWSTVIGILAIQALWLSRIPRDGSHKPTLFQTASFSTGLLLMFLTLNGPVHDISDYYLFTGHMVQHLVLTIVVPPLLLMGTPGWMLRPALQFRPIRKFAEKVTPATAAFTIFNVVLAGWHLPPLYNSAMFHHEIHILQHLMFLVASVIMWWPMLSPLPELPRLSYPGQMLYSFLLTLPMTIISIFIVYADHVLYPAYASAPRLWGLSPLEDQRLGGLIMWIPGGLFFYLITSVIFFRWSTSQRDDRAGAQVRA, from the coding sequence ATGAAGCCTGTCATCTGGGCCCACCCAAACGTCGACCTCAGCCAGGGAGGCTTCACCCTCCACTGGTCCACCGTCATCGGCATCCTGGCGATCCAGGCGTTGTGGCTCTCCCGCATCCCAAGAGACGGCAGCCACAAACCGACGCTGTTCCAGACCGCCAGCTTCAGCACTGGCCTGCTGCTGATGTTCCTGACGCTGAACGGCCCCGTCCACGACATCAGCGACTACTACTTGTTCACCGGCCACATGGTGCAGCACCTCGTGCTCACCATCGTCGTGCCGCCACTGCTGCTGATGGGCACTCCCGGCTGGATGCTCCGCCCCGCCTTGCAGTTCAGGCCCATCAGGAAGTTCGCGGAGAAGGTCACGCCAGCCACCGCCGCCTTCACGATCTTCAACGTCGTCCTGGCCGGCTGGCACCTCCCCCCGCTGTACAACTCCGCGATGTTCCACCACGAGATCCACATCCTGCAGCACCTGATGTTCCTCGTGGCCTCGGTCATCATGTGGTGGCCCATGTTGAGCCCGCTGCCGGAGCTGCCGAGACTCAGTTATCCGGGGCAGATGCTCTACAGCTTCCTGCTGACGCTCCCGATGACGATCATCTCGATCTTCATCGTGTATGCAGACCACGTGCTCTATCCTGCCTATGCCAGCGCGCCACGCCTCTGGGGCCTCTCGCCCCTTGAGGACCAGCGCCTCGGGGGCCTGATCATGTGGATCCCCGGCGGCCTGTTCTTCTACCTGATCACCTCGGTGATCTTCTTCCGCTGGAGCACCAGCCAGCGTGACGACAGGGCCGGCGCGCAAGTCAGGGCTTGA
- a CDS encoding cytochrome C oxidase subunit IV family protein, whose product MAHEHKDAAHAHPTGATYIKVGVILTLITAIEVWAYYIPSLVASPLFNPALIIMSAAKFAIVVLFYMHLKYDHKLFKALFTGPLIIAGATITALLFLFGKFVL is encoded by the coding sequence ATGGCACACGAGCACAAGGACGCCGCCCACGCGCACCCGACCGGCGCCACGTACATCAAGGTCGGCGTCATCCTGACGCTGATCACGGCCATCGAGGTCTGGGCCTACTACATCCCAAGCCTGGTCGCCTCACCGCTGTTCAATCCGGCGCTGATCATCATGTCGGCCGCCAAGTTCGCCATCGTGGTGCTGTTCTACATGCACCTCAAGTACGACCACAAGCTGTTCAAGGCCCTGTTCACCGGCCCGCTCATCATTGCCGGCGCGACGATCACGGCACTGTTGTTCCTGTTTGGGAAGTTTGTTCTCTAG